One genomic window of Candidatus Pseudobacter hemicellulosilyticus includes the following:
- a CDS encoding SusC/RagA family TonB-linked outer membrane protein codes for MQLTAALLLIGCLTVSAAGSSQTITLSGRDIAYERIFSAIKEQTGYVVMSTRGSFSRSDKLTISVEQMGLLDFLELIFRDMPYEYEIRSRTIFIKERPVPKPVKPSTDWLSLHEPPVSGVVRGPDGQPLAGVNIMLKGTKKGTTTNKDGSFSIDAKENDVLLISSVGYAEKQVTVGKNGEIGDILMVFSNSKLDEVQVIAYGQTSRRLNTGNVTTVTSAEIERQPVSNPLLALAGRVPGLVVTQTSGLPGAPVIIQLRGQNSMARNGQTLIPTQPMYVVDGLPVAGNVLTFNGPFASSDGGFANMSAFSYFNPNDIQSIEILKDADATAIYGSRGANGVILITTKKGKASAPKFDLNVESGISWVGKRISLLDTKQYLQMRREAFYNDGKTDLEAEMAKDPRITAILYKEFAYWDSTRNVDWQDRLIGGTAQNHRVQASLGGGANNFSYLLNGSYNKSSTVFPGDKGQQQASVSLSVNSSSANQKLKLNARASYLSDWVEYPRQDLTAFILMAPNAPEPYNPDGTLNFGVVQVRNATGLHTVSQYDNNPFTYTLRPYTNKTANLTGAADISYLLAKGLSISTTVGYNEIRADNYTVLVNYASLSEPNQNSWNPRLASFGNTYSKNLSIEPQLNYHKAFGRASLDWLLAASYQYTSSSSLGITASGYSEDAIMNTPATAPTQRSSTSFTEYKYNAGFTRISFNWAQKYLLNLNARRDGSSRFGPGRQFGNFGSVGAAWILTEEPWLRSMASFLSFAKLRGSFGTSGNDGIGDYQYIERYSPLYWPYQGANGYISSGLTNPDYRWETTIKAELGLSLGFFNDRLLMELSLYRNRAKDQLLPFPLPSLSGIGSVTVNSPAVLQNQGLELALTSTNIQTKDFRWSTGFNISFNRNKLVAYPGLEKSPYYFIYRIGEPVDMMPIYKLDGVDAETGYFVFDDGSGKSVFADELRYEDAIRRKRVTPDYIGGFSNSFSYKGLSLELHFQFTKQVGMNYLFTPPYMHGAGSNVPIEVDSERWRKPGDQAKLQKASAYTGGAISDRIALGYNYARMSDAAYTDASFIRLKNVALSYMVPARLLSRLHLGNLQVYMNSQNLLTISNYLGPDPENQTITALPPLRSIVAGIRLTL; via the coding sequence ATGCAATTGACCGCAGCATTATTGCTCATTGGCTGCCTGACGGTAAGCGCCGCCGGCAGCTCACAGACCATTACGCTCTCGGGCAGGGACATCGCCTATGAGCGCATCTTCTCCGCCATCAAGGAGCAGACCGGCTATGTGGTGATGAGCACCAGAGGGAGTTTCAGCAGGTCGGACAAACTAACCATCAGCGTGGAGCAGATGGGTCTGCTGGATTTCCTGGAGCTGATCTTCCGCGACATGCCCTACGAGTACGAGATCCGTTCGCGCACCATTTTTATCAAGGAACGGCCGGTACCTAAGCCGGTAAAGCCATCGACCGACTGGCTTAGCCTGCATGAACCGCCGGTGAGCGGCGTGGTGCGCGGCCCTGACGGCCAGCCCCTGGCCGGCGTCAATATCATGTTGAAGGGAACGAAAAAAGGGACCACGACCAATAAGGACGGCAGCTTCAGCATCGACGCCAAAGAGAATGATGTGCTGCTGATCAGCTCCGTGGGCTATGCCGAGAAGCAGGTGACCGTAGGTAAGAACGGCGAGATCGGCGACATCCTGATGGTGTTTTCCAACAGCAAGCTGGATGAGGTGCAGGTGATAGCTTATGGACAAACCAGCCGTCGCCTGAATACAGGTAACGTGACCACCGTTACCTCGGCCGAAATAGAAAGGCAGCCAGTCTCCAATCCGCTGCTGGCCCTGGCCGGCCGGGTACCGGGGCTGGTGGTGACACAAACCTCGGGATTGCCGGGCGCGCCTGTTATCATTCAGCTGCGTGGGCAGAACAGTATGGCCCGCAATGGCCAGACCCTCATCCCCACGCAACCCATGTATGTAGTGGACGGGCTGCCTGTTGCCGGCAATGTGCTTACTTTCAACGGCCCCTTCGCTTCCAGCGATGGAGGTTTCGCCAATATGTCCGCCTTCAGCTATTTCAATCCCAATGATATCCAGTCAATAGAAATATTGAAGGATGCCGATGCCACCGCCATCTATGGCTCCCGGGGGGCCAATGGCGTGATCCTCATCACCACCAAAAAAGGAAAAGCATCGGCCCCCAAATTCGATCTGAATGTTGAATCCGGCATAAGCTGGGTAGGCAAAAGGATCAGCCTCCTGGATACAAAGCAGTACCTGCAGATGCGCCGCGAGGCTTTTTACAATGATGGCAAGACCGACCTGGAAGCAGAGATGGCTAAAGACCCGCGCATCACGGCCATTCTGTACAAAGAGTTTGCGTACTGGGATAGCACCCGGAATGTGGATTGGCAGGACCGGCTCATCGGGGGCACCGCACAAAATCACCGGGTACAGGCCTCGCTGGGTGGGGGCGCCAATAATTTCTCTTATCTGCTGAACGGCAGCTATAACAAGAGCTCCACGGTGTTTCCGGGTGACAAGGGCCAGCAGCAGGCCAGTGTAAGCCTGTCCGTCAATTCCAGCTCGGCCAACCAGAAGCTCAAGCTCAATGCCAGGGCTTCCTATCTCTCCGATTGGGTGGAATATCCCCGCCAGGACCTTACCGCATTCATCCTCATGGCGCCTAATGCGCCGGAGCCCTACAATCCGGATGGTACGCTGAACTTCGGTGTAGTACAGGTAAGGAATGCTACCGGTCTGCATACCGTGAGCCAATATGATAACAATCCCTTTACCTATACTTTACGGCCTTATACCAACAAGACGGCTAACCTCACCGGTGCGGCGGATATCTCTTACCTGCTGGCAAAAGGATTGTCCATCAGCACCACGGTAGGGTATAATGAGATAAGGGCCGACAACTATACCGTACTGGTCAATTATGCTTCTTTGTCCGAGCCCAACCAAAACTCCTGGAATCCACGCCTGGCCAGCTTCGGTAATACGTATAGCAAGAACCTCAGCATAGAGCCACAGCTCAATTACCATAAGGCTTTTGGCCGGGCAAGCCTGGACTGGCTGCTGGCCGCTTCTTACCAATATACCAGCAGCTCCAGCCTTGGCATTACGGCTTCCGGGTATAGTGAGGATGCGATCATGAACACGCCTGCCACTGCGCCCACGCAGCGTTCTTCCACCAGCTTTACCGAATACAAATACAATGCAGGATTTACCCGTATCTCATTCAACTGGGCCCAGAAATACCTGCTCAACCTCAATGCCCGGCGGGATGGCAGCAGCCGTTTCGGGCCTGGCAGGCAGTTCGGCAATTTCGGCTCGGTGGGAGCGGCCTGGATCCTGACAGAAGAGCCCTGGCTCAGGAGCATGGCTTCTTTCCTGAGCTTCGCCAAGCTGCGGGGTAGTTTCGGTACCTCCGGCAATGACGGTATTGGCGATTACCAGTATATCGAACGTTACTCCCCGCTCTACTGGCCTTACCAGGGCGCCAATGGGTATATCAGCTCCGGTCTCACCAATCCCGACTACCGCTGGGAAACGACCATCAAAGCGGAACTGGGCCTGTCGCTGGGCTTTTTCAATGACCGCCTGTTGATGGAGCTCAGTCTTTACCGGAACCGCGCAAAAGACCAGCTGCTGCCTTTTCCGCTACCCAGTCTTTCCGGTATTGGCAGTGTAACGGTCAATTCCCCCGCCGTGCTGCAGAACCAGGGGTTGGAGCTGGCCCTGACCAGCACCAATATCCAGACAAAGGATTTTCGCTGGTCTACCGGGTTCAATATCAGCTTCAACAGGAACAAGCTGGTTGCTTATCCCGGACTGGAGAAATCCCCTTATTATTTTATATACCGGATTGGCGAGCCGGTGGATATGATGCCCATTTATAAGCTTGATGGCGTGGATGCGGAGACCGGGTATTTCGTTTTCGATGATGGCAGCGGTAAAAGTGTTTTTGCCGATGAGCTGAGATACGAGGATGCTATTCGCCGCAAGCGGGTAACGCCGGATTATATAGGCGGGTTCTCCAACAGCTTTTCTTACAAAGGCCTTAGCCTGGAGCTGCATTTTCAATTCACGAAGCAGGTGGGTATGAACTATCTGTTCACGCCTCCGTATATGCATGGCGCCGGCTCCAATGTGCCGATAGAGGTAGATAGTGAACGCTGGCGCAAACCGGGTGATCAGGCCAAACTGCAAAAGGCAAGCGCTTATACAGGCGGGGCTATTTCCGATCGGATAGCGCTGGGCTACAATTATGCCCGCATGAGCGATGCAGCCTACACCGATGCCTCTTTTATCCGGCTGAAGAATGTGGCCCTCAGCTATATGGTGCCGGCCAGGCTCCTGTCCCGCCTGCACCTCGGCAACCTGCAGGTCTATATGAATAGCCAGAACCTGCTCACCATCAGCAATTACCTGGGGCCTGATCCCGAGAACCAGACGATCACCGCGCTGCCACCCCTCAGGAGCATTGTGGCCGGCATAAGATTAACCCTCTAA
- a CDS encoding RagB/SusD family nutrient uptake outer membrane protein, producing MKHLINYRKNGRWWLACCLAGLLFTSCKKLIEIDAPRGVIVGTEIYNKKSTAAAVLTGIFSDMAEFGSVYAGDYSVALCAGFAGDELAPTFYDNEYYMWFYTNQLSGLNAPIYWTNLYALIFRANAAMEGLKASSLQEDLRDQLIGEALFVRAFAYFHLTGLYGAVPLVLSTDWQVSGVAERVPVATVYDQLITDLKEAKSLLKTDYLQADIGLVSDTRLRPNKATASALLSRIYLYARHWPEAEAEATGLIDDPRFALESIDRVFLGDSKEAIWQFDNVDAAYNAAPARLYQNNYYPMFMLSDALMDQFEPDDARKEKWIRTTPLLDPTITVPPHPYKYKTIEAGTGPTEYQIVFRLAEQFLIRAEARAEQEKRTGANSAAADLDAIRLRAGLQPATAATLPQLQEAILKERQLELFSEFGHRWFDLKRTGNVDAVMTTVAPTKKTSWKTEYQLWPIPQNDILRNPSLAGQQNPGY from the coding sequence ATGAAGCATTTGATCAACTATAGGAAGAATGGCCGTTGGTGGCTGGCTTGCTGTCTGGCGGGCCTCCTCTTCACCAGCTGCAAGAAACTGATAGAGATAGATGCGCCGAGAGGCGTCATCGTGGGCACGGAGATCTACAACAAGAAATCAACCGCCGCCGCCGTGCTGACCGGTATCTTTTCGGATATGGCTGAATTTGGCAGTGTGTATGCCGGTGACTATTCGGTTGCCTTGTGTGCCGGCTTTGCCGGCGATGAGCTGGCGCCTACTTTTTATGACAATGAGTATTACATGTGGTTTTATACCAACCAGCTTTCCGGGCTGAATGCACCGATTTACTGGACAAACCTGTACGCGTTAATATTCAGGGCCAATGCGGCCATGGAAGGATTGAAGGCTTCCTCCCTGCAGGAAGACCTGCGGGACCAGCTGATCGGGGAAGCGCTGTTTGTTCGTGCCTTCGCTTATTTTCACCTCACGGGTCTCTATGGTGCTGTACCGCTGGTGCTGTCTACCGACTGGCAGGTATCCGGGGTGGCAGAAAGAGTGCCGGTGGCTACCGTGTATGATCAGCTGATCACCGATCTCAAAGAAGCAAAGAGCCTGCTCAAAACGGATTATCTACAGGCTGATATCGGCCTTGTAAGTGATACCAGGCTTCGCCCCAACAAGGCAACGGCCAGCGCACTGCTGAGCCGGATCTACCTGTACGCCCGCCACTGGCCCGAGGCAGAAGCCGAAGCCACCGGGCTGATCGATGATCCCCGTTTTGCCCTGGAATCCATCGACCGGGTGTTCCTGGGCGATAGTAAGGAAGCTATCTGGCAGTTCGATAATGTAGATGCCGCCTACAATGCGGCCCCTGCCCGCTTATACCAGAACAACTATTATCCGATGTTCATGCTCAGCGATGCATTGATGGATCAGTTCGAGCCGGATGATGCCCGTAAGGAAAAATGGATCCGGACCACCCCGCTTCTTGATCCGACTATTACCGTGCCGCCACATCCCTATAAATACAAGACGATCGAGGCCGGGACCGGTCCTACGGAATACCAGATCGTTTTCCGGCTGGCCGAGCAGTTCCTGATCCGCGCAGAAGCACGGGCTGAGCAGGAAAAGCGCACAGGCGCCAACAGCGCGGCGGCCGATCTGGATGCCATCCGCCTCCGGGCCGGGCTCCAGCCTGCCACGGCTGCTACGCTGCCACAACTGCAGGAAGCCATCCTCAAAGAAAGGCAGCTTGAATTGTTTTCGGAGTTCGGGCATCGCTGGTTCGATCTCAAACGGACCGGTAACGTGGATGCCGTGATGACAACCGTAGCGCCTACCAAGAAAACCAGCTGGAAAACGGAATACCAGTTATGGCCTATACCGCAGAATGATATCCTGCGCAACCCTTCGCTGGCCGGTCAGCAGAACCCCGGCTACTGA
- a CDS encoding ABC transporter ATP-binding protein: protein MDPIVRIAGLSHRYNTSWAIRNINIEISRKGIYGLLGSNGAGKSTTMNILCGALNQTQGEVYINGIDVRKRPVAAKKQIGFLPQVAPLYLDLTVQEYLFYCARLRSLSPKEVPAAVTAVMERCGLTHVKDRLLKNLSGGYRQRVGIAQSIIHQPRVVILDEPTNGLDPMQIIEVRNLIREIANERTVILSSHILTEIQLLCQEIIMIEQGRLVFSDSIHAFNNYIAPQSMLLELDNPPASEALAAIRGVSRVEGLTEKSFRLFYDGERSVSDAVVNASVQQQWRLVQLVIEKNSIDEIFKQLTRKTTEQ from the coding sequence ATGGATCCAATCGTTCGCATTGCCGGACTTTCACATCGCTACAATACTTCCTGGGCGATCCGCAATATCAATATCGAGATCAGCAGGAAGGGCATCTATGGGCTGCTGGGCTCCAACGGGGCCGGTAAGTCCACCACCATGAATATCCTTTGCGGGGCGCTGAACCAGACCCAGGGGGAGGTGTACATCAATGGCATCGATGTACGTAAACGGCCGGTGGCCGCCAAGAAGCAGATCGGCTTTCTGCCACAGGTGGCGCCCCTGTACCTCGACCTCACCGTACAGGAATATCTTTTCTATTGTGCGCGGCTGCGCTCCCTCTCCCCCAAAGAAGTTCCTGCCGCTGTGACGGCCGTTATGGAACGGTGCGGCCTCACTCATGTAAAGGACCGGCTGCTCAAGAACCTTTCCGGCGGCTACCGGCAACGGGTGGGTATTGCGCAGTCCATCATCCACCAGCCCAGGGTGGTGATCCTCGACGAGCCCACCAACGGGCTCGATCCTATGCAGATCATCGAGGTGCGCAACCTCATCAGGGAGATAGCCAATGAGCGCACCGTGATCCTCAGCTCACATATCCTCACCGAGATCCAGCTGCTTTGCCAGGAGATCATCATGATCGAGCAGGGCCGGCTGGTCTTCTCCGATTCTATCCATGCCTTCAACAACTATATCGCCCCGCAAAGCATGCTGCTGGAGCTGGACAACCCACCGGCGTCCGAAGCGCTGGCCGCGATCAGGGGCGTAAGCCGCGTGGAAGGCCTGACGGAAAAGAGCTTCCGCCTTTTTTACGATGGCGAGCGGTCCGTGAGCGATGCCGTGGTCAATGCCAGCGTGCAACAGCAGTGGCGGCTGGTACAGCTGGTCATCGAAAAGAATTCGATAGATGAGATCTTTAAACAATTAACCCGTAAAACCACCGAACAATAA
- a CDS encoding Gldg family protein, with protein MRKTFYIARNELYALFYSPIAWILMLVFLVMSSAEFFGLYGYLVAAHERGGLELLNFQNLTRTMLQWPMLQVIRSLYIFFPLITMGLMSRETSSGTIKLLYSSPLHIRELIFGKYLAILTFALCLIALLALTLLVLLSAIPHADYGLLTGSLSGMFLVLATYSAIGLFISSLTSYQIVAAIITLGVFALLGSIGGIWQEYDVIRYITAYINIGGKSHNALRGLLNLRDITYFLIVIAIFLSFSILRIKSATESIPAIRKGMRYLLVLALAAMLGYITSQPEVNVYADTTQNDINTITPPTQRMLAKLNEGPLEVTVYANLFTGFMRFSPAAQLAVITQNWEPYIRFKPDIKVNFAYYYALDTAAYQYKVNPGKSLQEIAAREAKTYGMGLDAFLDSATVSKQVDIREEEFRCFFVLKYKEKTSILRTFDDMEFWPQEDETAAALSRLIDTPPRILFLSDELERSPFGFRPRDYRGLTSLRGNRYALINQGYDFDTLSLKRSPAVPKDISALVIADPRTAIPAESLQKIGEYIDRGGNVLITAEPDRKAVVTPLLARLGLSMRDGMLVQPGDKTANNIIFAYMSDTAQRLSPQLYKQLDNDHKYMGDSIFAVSCQGAGVLEYQARDGFRVDPLLRTRRQDGWNRLDPVSDDELLLRLEKRPNDETGDFLTAVRLTRQQGGRQQRIFVMSDADCLLTLFIPGPRSYNYVFGFWCFSQFAYGQFPANTMRPDSPDRTFTIVVDDIDNRKTLLYWIIPGVIALFSALLLIRRKRK; from the coding sequence ATGAGGAAGACATTTTATATCGCCCGCAACGAGCTGTATGCCCTGTTCTATTCGCCGATCGCCTGGATACTGATGCTGGTGTTCCTGGTGATGAGCAGCGCCGAATTCTTTGGCCTCTATGGATACCTGGTGGCCGCCCATGAGCGCGGCGGCCTCGAGCTGCTGAATTTCCAGAACCTTACCAGGACCATGCTGCAATGGCCCATGCTCCAGGTGATCCGCAGCCTGTATATCTTCTTTCCCCTGATCACGATGGGGCTCATGAGCCGGGAAACCAGCAGCGGCACCATCAAGCTGCTTTATTCTTCACCGCTGCATATCCGCGAGCTCATTTTCGGGAAATACCTGGCTATCCTGACCTTTGCGCTATGCCTCATTGCCCTGCTGGCGCTGACGCTGCTGGTGCTGCTCTCGGCCATTCCCCATGCGGATTACGGGCTGCTGACCGGCTCCCTGTCCGGTATGTTCCTGGTGCTGGCAACCTATTCGGCCATCGGTCTGTTCATCTCTTCGCTTACCTCCTACCAGATCGTGGCGGCCATCATTACCCTGGGCGTGTTTGCCTTGCTGGGCAGCATCGGCGGGATCTGGCAGGAATATGACGTGATCCGGTATATCACGGCCTATATCAATATCGGCGGCAAATCACACAATGCGCTGCGTGGCCTGCTCAACCTGCGGGATATTACCTACTTCCTCATCGTGATCGCGATCTTCCTGTCCTTCTCGATCCTCCGGATCAAATCGGCCACCGAATCCATTCCCGCTATCCGGAAAGGCATGCGCTACCTGCTGGTGCTGGCGCTTGCCGCCATGCTCGGGTATATTACCAGTCAACCGGAAGTGAATGTCTATGCAGACACTACCCAGAACGATATCAACACCATTACGCCGCCTACGCAGCGGATGCTGGCGAAGCTGAACGAAGGTCCGCTGGAGGTGACGGTCTATGCCAACCTGTTCACTGGTTTCATGCGCTTCAGCCCGGCCGCCCAGCTGGCTGTCATCACCCAGAACTGGGAGCCCTATATCCGTTTCAAGCCGGATATAAAAGTGAATTTCGCATATTATTATGCGTTGGATACGGCTGCCTATCAGTACAAGGTGAATCCCGGCAAATCCTTGCAGGAGATCGCTGCCCGGGAAGCGAAGACCTACGGGATGGGACTGGATGCTTTCCTCGATTCGGCCACAGTGAGCAAACAGGTCGATATCCGGGAGGAGGAGTTCAGGTGTTTCTTTGTATTGAAATACAAGGAAAAGACCAGCATTCTGCGCACTTTCGATGATATGGAATTTTGGCCGCAGGAAGATGAGACCGCTGCGGCCCTCAGCCGGCTGATCGACACGCCGCCGCGTATACTGTTCCTCTCCGACGAACTGGAACGCAGTCCCTTCGGTTTCAGGCCCAGGGATTACCGGGGCCTCACCAGCCTGCGGGGCAACCGCTATGCGCTGATCAACCAGGGCTATGATTTTGATACGCTTTCGCTGAAAAGAAGTCCGGCTGTGCCGAAGGATATTTCGGCGCTGGTCATTGCCGATCCGCGCACAGCGATACCCGCCGAAAGCCTGCAAAAGATCGGTGAGTATATCGATAGGGGAGGTAATGTGCTCATCACCGCCGAGCCTGACCGGAAAGCCGTGGTAACGCCGCTGCTGGCCCGGCTGGGACTGTCCATGCGCGACGGCATGCTGGTGCAGCCCGGCGATAAGACTGCCAACAATATCATATTCGCCTACATGAGCGATACGGCGCAGCGGCTCTCTCCACAGCTGTATAAACAGCTGGACAACGATCATAAATATATGGGCGATTCCATTTTTGCGGTAAGCTGCCAGGGCGCGGGCGTGCTGGAATACCAGGCCCGTGACGGTTTCCGGGTCGATCCGCTGCTCCGCACCCGGAGGCAGGATGGCTGGAACCGGCTGGATCCCGTAAGCGATGACGAGCTGCTGTTGCGGCTGGAAAAACGGCCCAATGATGAGACCGGCGATTTCCTGACGGCGGTCCGCCTCACGCGGCAGCAGGGCGGCCGGCAGCAGCGGATCTTCGTGATGAGCGATGCGGATTGCCTGCTCACCCTCTTTATTCCCGGTCCGCGCTCCTACAATTATGTGTTCGGTTTCTGGTGCTTCAGCCAGTTTGCCTATGGGCAGTTCCCGGCCAATACCATGCGGCCCGACAGTCCCGACAGGACCTTCACGATCGTGGTGGATGATATCGATAACCGAAAAACCCTGCTGTACTGGATCATTCCCGGTGTGATAGCGCTCTTCAGCGCCCTGCTGCTGATCCGGCGGAAAAGGAAATAA
- a CDS encoding sigma-70 family RNA polymerase sigma factor produces the protein MSVESNIAERSWNSLREGDMQALAALYDQHYVGLVNYGARLIGDRDLANDCFIQVLLDLYAKHATLPPVTNVRSYLITCLHRKILLELKLNRRDKAARAGSGEEMERWETSYEDYLVLLQSSEEWKQKLTRAFAVLTERQKELLRLRFFEDRDYDYIAVQCGITRRTAYNIIHDALKSLRAELALRNNDLPENKLPDSMVLMLLATALFAS, from the coding sequence ATGAGTGTGGAAAGTAATATAGCAGAGCGGTCCTGGAACAGTTTACGTGAAGGTGATATGCAGGCCCTGGCAGCGCTGTATGACCAGCACTATGTGGGGCTGGTGAACTACGGCGCCCGGCTGATAGGGGACAGGGACCTGGCCAATGATTGTTTTATCCAGGTATTGCTGGACCTCTATGCCAAACATGCCACTTTGCCGCCAGTGACCAATGTCAGGAGCTACCTGATCACCTGCCTGCACCGCAAGATCCTGCTGGAGCTAAAACTGAACCGCCGCGATAAGGCCGCCCGGGCCGGCAGCGGGGAAGAGATGGAACGCTGGGAAACCTCCTACGAAGACTACCTTGTCCTGCTGCAGTCCTCCGAAGAATGGAAGCAAAAGCTTACCCGGGCCTTTGCGGTCCTGACGGAACGCCAGAAAGAACTGCTCAGGCTCCGTTTTTTTGAAGACCGCGACTATGACTATATCGCCGTGCAATGCGGCATCACCCGGCGCACGGCCTATAATATAATACATGATGCGCTGAAAAGTCTCCGGGCCGAACTGGCCCTCCGGAACAATGACCTGCCGGAAAATAAACTACCTGATTCTATGGTACTCATGTTGTTGGCAACTGCACTTTTCGCCTCCTGA
- a CDS encoding DUF4974 domain-containing protein, which translates to MLYQNYNTEDFLQDSSFRQYCAGTSQECVQFWEDWLRAHPEKKDEVAAARQLYALLSGGVTARSFRAHRRVLEQKLAGKGWQDPAGTEAVPRRTGRLNRAWYWAAAASLAGLTLIAVLRKAPLPEPEPVKNLVVFASEPGEKKEIRLPDGSKVLLNVSSRLELYNNFNTGTRELYLDGEAFFDVVDNPSVPFIVHSKRFDVTVLGTTFNVRSYDNDKKSVAALIQGKIGLTFSALGNSRKLVLAPAQQIVIEDGEPGKEEEKQVSGAVAKRAATPSTVSVTPLQVMSYDSSVVETSWTENRLVFNNESFEEVARKLERWFNVTIIIEDEKLKQVRYTGSFEKENLQSIIDILKLSKPFQYHITDDQRLHIRQ; encoded by the coding sequence ATGCTTTACCAGAATTACAATACAGAAGATTTTTTGCAGGACAGCTCTTTCCGGCAGTACTGTGCAGGCACTTCGCAGGAGTGTGTACAGTTCTGGGAAGACTGGCTGCGGGCGCACCCCGAAAAGAAAGACGAGGTGGCTGCTGCCCGACAGCTCTATGCCCTGCTCAGTGGAGGCGTTACCGCCCGGAGCTTCCGGGCCCATCGCCGGGTGCTGGAGCAAAAGCTGGCCGGCAAAGGCTGGCAGGACCCCGCCGGGACAGAAGCGGTACCACGCCGTACCGGTCGCCTGAACAGGGCCTGGTACTGGGCCGCTGCTGCATCACTGGCTGGTCTGACCCTGATAGCAGTACTCCGCAAAGCGCCGCTGCCCGAGCCGGAGCCGGTGAAGAACCTGGTGGTATTTGCCAGTGAGCCGGGAGAGAAAAAAGAGATCCGCCTGCCCGATGGCAGCAAGGTATTGCTCAACGTGAGCAGCCGGCTGGAACTGTACAATAATTTCAATACCGGTACCCGGGAACTGTACCTGGACGGAGAAGCGTTTTTTGATGTGGTGGATAACCCCTCCGTCCCTTTCATTGTACACAGCAAACGGTTTGACGTCACTGTACTGGGCACCACTTTCAACGTCCGCTCCTATGACAATGATAAAAAATCCGTTGCCGCCCTTATCCAGGGAAAAATTGGCCTGACCTTTTCTGCGCTGGGTAACAGCCGCAAACTGGTGCTGGCCCCGGCCCAGCAGATAGTGATAGAAGACGGAGAGCCCGGGAAGGAAGAAGAAAAGCAGGTATCCGGAGCCGTTGCCAAAAGAGCCGCAACCCCTTCTACCGTCAGCGTTACACCGCTGCAGGTAATGAGCTATGATAGTTCCGTAGTGGAAACATCCTGGACCGAGAACAGGCTGGTGTTCAACAATGAATCTTTTGAAGAAGTAGCACGGAAACTGGAAAGATGGTTCAATGTGACCATCATCATTGAAGATGAGAAATTAAAACAAGTTCGCTATACAGGCAGTTTTGAAAAAGAAAACCTCCAGAGCATCATTGACATCCTGAAACTGTCCAAGCCTTTTCAATACCATATAACAGACGATCAGCGATTGCACATCCGCCAGTAG